One window of Methanospirillum lacunae genomic DNA carries:
- a CDS encoding magnesium transporter MgtE N-terminal domain-containing protein: MIEGDLFARPINVSIYYTELLSKKVTTNGKRIGRLQDLLIIETLRCPEVTHFIVQRAGKRPFFVPWEKVISIHNSTIEIAPDSLNEYEQEPDTDKIPLQLFILNKKVIDLEDHEIRLVNDINLIINMFNKLLVFEVDFSKMGYLRRYRLRWLAEFIQGGRNEERTLVPWTDIQLLPPSTGEEKRRFNIKSLKDKLSRMHPVDIAEIIEDMDQEQRAVVFSELDTSTASDALEEIAPPIQREIVSVLSREKAVAVIDEMTPGQAADILEGIPFTDARDILNTMTPDKAKKVRSILEKSEENILDYTTTKFIMLPPDAEVGKVRDEYAHLARDKDVIMYLYIVDDSDILRGIVDIKELLQAEDDATLIDIMVYEMITLTTENTLKDAAEEFTRYDFRALPVIDPDGKIIGVVPYRDIMKLRHHPVE; the protein is encoded by the coding sequence ATGATCGAGGGAGATCTATTCGCACGACCAATTAATGTTTCAATATATTATACAGAACTACTTTCCAAAAAGGTTACAACCAATGGAAAAAGAATAGGAAGACTCCAGGATCTACTCATAATCGAAACACTGCGATGTCCGGAAGTAACCCACTTTATCGTTCAACGAGCAGGAAAACGACCTTTCTTTGTTCCTTGGGAGAAGGTCATCTCAATCCATAATTCAACGATCGAGATTGCCCCTGACTCATTAAATGAATATGAACAGGAACCTGATACAGATAAGATCCCACTGCAACTGTTCATTCTGAATAAGAAGGTAATAGATCTCGAAGATCACGAGATCAGGCTTGTAAATGACATCAACCTTATCATCAACATGTTCAACAAACTCCTTGTTTTTGAGGTTGATTTCAGCAAGATGGGATATCTTCGCAGGTACAGGCTCAGATGGCTGGCTGAGTTTATACAGGGAGGTAGGAATGAAGAGCGAACACTGGTTCCCTGGACCGATATCCAGCTCCTTCCACCTTCAACAGGAGAAGAAAAGCGGCGGTTCAATATCAAGTCACTGAAAGATAAGCTTTCCCGGATGCATCCGGTTGATATTGCCGAGATCATTGAGGACATGGATCAGGAACAGCGTGCAGTGGTCTTTTCTGAACTTGACACCAGCACGGCATCTGATGCTCTCGAAGAAATTGCTCCACCCATTCAGCGTGAGATCGTTTCAGTACTCAGCCGTGAGAAGGCCGTTGCTGTAATAGATGAGATGACACCGGGTCAGGCTGCTGACATACTTGAAGGGATTCCATTTACCGATGCCAGGGATATCCTGAACACAATGACTCCCGACAAGGCTAAGAAGGTTAGATCCATCCTTGAAAAATCTGAAGAGAACATCCTCGATTATACCACAACAAAATTCATCATGCTTCCACCTGACGCAGAAGTAGGAAAAGTCAGGGATGAATACGCACACCTGGCACGGGATAAAGATGTTATCATGTATCTCTATATCGTGGACGATTCAGACATCCTACGGGGAATTGTCGATATCAAGGAACTCCTTCAGGCAGAGGACGATGCTACTCTCATTGACATCATGGTATATGAGATGATCACTCTTACCACCGAAAACACACTAAAAGACGCAGCAGAGGAATTTACAAGGTATGATTTCCGTGCTCTACCGGTAATAGACCCGGACGGAAAGATCATCGGAGTGGTCCCATATCGCGATATCATGAAACTCAGACATCATCCGGTTGAATAA
- a CDS encoding P-II family nitrogen regulator: protein MKKVEAFVRAEKITDVRNAMKAMGHGSMINYDIWYRGTSKEINQYNVESLYDFMPKVKIEMVVDDHIVEEIVNILCESAFTGNIGDGKIFIIPVEEAIRIQTRENGDMIL from the coding sequence ATGAAAAAGGTGGAAGCCTTCGTCAGAGCTGAGAAAATTACTGATGTCAGAAATGCCATGAAAGCCATGGGTCATGGTTCAATGATCAACTACGACATATGGTACCGCGGAACGTCAAAAGAGATCAACCAGTATAATGTTGAGTCACTCTATGATTTCATGCCAAAAGTTAAGATTGAGATGGTAGTCGACGATCATATCGTGGAAGAGATTGTAAACATACTCTGTGAGAGTGCATTTACTGGAAATATTGGAGACGGGAAAATATTCATCATCCCGGTTGAAGAAGCCATCAGGATTCAAACCAGAGAAAATGGGGATATGATCCTCTGA
- a CDS encoding TetR/AcrR family transcriptional regulator, whose translation MPKVIPEYREEAKKKIISAGFEMMSQKGYCATTLDDIAGHVGVSKTTLYLYFSNKEDLVIEIIRSVHADIENQAIEFFKTEPVLDAYIHVLDLLMGKDLNRIGFTHDILALSARNPTIRTIHQEHMNKIIEKAALGIMCLQKRGEARTNADPRTMALALVSLMSGLSSLALKGIEPEEIRQRFYETGNIILGISDINRDQ comes from the coding sequence ATGCCAAAGGTTATCCCCGAGTATAGAGAAGAAGCAAAAAAGAAGATCATTTCAGCCGGGTTCGAGATGATGTCACAAAAAGGGTATTGCGCAACTACCCTGGATGATATCGCCGGTCATGTAGGTGTAAGCAAGACAACATTATACCTGTACTTTTCAAACAAGGAAGACCTGGTCATTGAAATCATCAGGAGCGTCCATGCTGATATCGAGAACCAGGCTATTGAATTTTTTAAAACAGAACCAGTCCTTGATGCATATATTCATGTTTTGGATCTCCTCATGGGCAAGGATTTAAACAGGATTGGTTTCACCCATGATATCCTGGCTCTTTCAGCACGAAATCCAACAATCAGGACGATTCATCAGGAGCATATGAACAAGATCATCGAAAAAGCCGCATTAGGGATTATGTGTCTTCAGAAAAGAGGTGAAGCACGAACAAATGCTGATCCACGCACAATGGCTCTTGCTTTGGTTTCGCTCATGAGCGGACTGAGTAGTCTGGCTCTGAAGGGTATTGAACCGGAAGAGATAAGACAACGTTTCTATGAAACCGGTAACATTATTCTGGGTATATCAGACATCAATAGAGATCAGTGA
- a CDS encoding MDR family MFS transporter, with protein sequence MPEAFPENTIPTRIPALMAGVMLGLLLAALDGTIVSTVMPTIGHQLNGMDLYVWPFTVYLLASTLAIVIFGKLSDIFGRKPVFITGILIFIAGSIGSGLSSDMITLILFRTIQGIGGGILMTVSFIMVAELFPIWQRGKYMGILASVYGIASIIGPALGGIITETVGWQWVFFLNIPLGTASLIMIKGWFPDLPPVAHSRPIDYAGIVTFTSAIIPLFLALSLAGSFYSWTSYEIMGMFIAALTISVIFIRTQLKASEPIIAIRMFKNRVYSISMAAAFFSNAIFYVAIIYLPLFMQDVQKTSASTAGLVITPMVLSMILAAVVTGQMISRTRRYRSLALSGFILIGIATVIFALLKPDTSFEVIVLGSILLGYGSGIMHPLLSIAAQNAFTQKEIGVITSSLQFSRNMGATIITPLLGIIMYGAIQSSNGSIDITTVSPEVLAHAIALVFGVCLILVAIAFIATWLLEDVRLTPQITIKSDGNSMKEATS encoded by the coding sequence ATGCCTGAAGCATTTCCTGAAAACACAATACCTACGCGGATTCCAGCTCTGATGGCAGGAGTGATGCTTGGGCTTTTATTAGCTGCTCTCGATGGGACTATTGTAAGCACTGTGATGCCAACAATCGGACATCAACTCAATGGAATGGATCTCTACGTCTGGCCATTTACCGTGTACCTTCTAGCGTCAACACTGGCGATTGTAATTTTTGGAAAATTATCTGACATTTTTGGCAGAAAACCGGTATTCATTACTGGTATCCTGATATTTATAGCCGGGTCGATTGGTTCCGGCCTTTCATCTGACATGATTACTCTTATTCTTTTCAGGACTATCCAGGGAATTGGAGGTGGAATACTCATGACTGTATCATTCATCATGGTGGCAGAACTTTTCCCAATTTGGCAGAGAGGAAAGTACATGGGTATTTTAGCGTCTGTATATGGAATTGCCAGCATCATCGGCCCTGCACTTGGAGGCATTATCACTGAAACAGTTGGGTGGCAATGGGTATTCTTTCTGAATATACCACTTGGTACAGCATCCCTTATCATGATAAAGGGGTGGTTTCCGGATCTCCCGCCGGTAGCTCATTCTCGTCCAATTGATTATGCAGGGATTGTTACATTTACATCAGCAATAATTCCGCTCTTCCTTGCTCTTTCCCTTGCAGGTTCATTCTATAGTTGGACTTCCTATGAGATCATGGGAATGTTCATTGCTGCTCTGACTATTTCCGTTATCTTTATCCGTACGCAACTTAAGGCATCAGAGCCCATCATAGCAATCCGGATGTTTAAAAATCGTGTTTATTCTATTAGCATGGCTGCGGCATTTTTCTCGAATGCCATATTTTATGTTGCGATTATCTACCTGCCTCTTTTTATGCAGGATGTTCAAAAAACCAGTGCAAGTACCGCCGGACTTGTAATCACTCCAATGGTACTTTCGATGATTCTTGCAGCGGTTGTCACCGGTCAGATGATCTCACGGACCCGGCGATACCGGAGTCTGGCCTTGTCTGGTTTTATTCTCATTGGAATAGCAACTGTGATCTTTGCCCTGCTGAAACCTGATACGTCCTTTGAGGTGATTGTCCTGGGTTCCATTCTTCTTGGGTATGGGTCTGGAATTATGCACCCACTTTTATCAATTGCTGCACAAAATGCCTTTACTCAAAAAGAGATTGGGGTAATTACATCCTCACTACAATTCTCCCGGAATATGGGGGCTACAATAATAACTCCACTTCTGGGGATTATCATGTATGGTGCTATTCAAAGTTCGAATGGTTCGATTGACATAACCACTGTTTCACCTGAAGTTTTAGCACATGCAATTGCTCTTGTGTTTGGCGTTTGTCTAATTCTTGTAGCAATTGCTTTTATTGCAACATGGCTTCTCGAAGATGTAAGGCTGACTCCACAGATCACCATCAAATCCGATGGGAACTCTATGAAAGAGGCGACTTCATGA
- a CDS encoding protein-tyrosine phosphatase family protein — translation MIDIFRRVPLPEDIPGRLYLTAMPGRYESITEFDARILRLSIRHVVCLTPIKEVIDKSPDYYSSISTGKHPWLFHHFPISDYGVPDDRDTFLFLSELMAKSIFAGDAVLVHCGAGIGRTGTFAIVLVMALGMSRQDGAAAVRMADAEPEGMGQRVLIDWCADELRKKSEIEETCKSE, via the coding sequence GTGATAGACATATTTCGCAGAGTTCCCCTTCCTGAAGATATACCTGGCAGACTATATCTGACTGCCATGCCGGGGAGATATGAGTCGATAACTGAATTTGATGCACGGATCTTGAGACTTTCGATTCGTCATGTGGTCTGCCTGACTCCAATAAAGGAGGTAATTGACAAATCACCTGATTATTACTCGTCTATATCAACTGGAAAACATCCGTGGTTGTTTCATCATTTTCCAATTTCCGATTATGGAGTTCCGGATGATCGGGATACATTTCTCTTTCTTTCCGAACTTATGGCGAAGAGTATCTTTGCCGGAGATGCAGTACTCGTTCATTGTGGGGCTGGTATTGGAAGAACCGGAACCTTTGCCATAGTTCTTGTTATGGCCCTTGGGATGAGTCGCCAGGACGGGGCTGCTGCTGTGCGAATGGCAGATGCTGAGCCGGAAGGGATGGGCCAGAGGGTCCTCATTGACTGGTGTGCAGATGAACTTCGGAAGAAGAGCGAAATAGAAGAGACCTGTAAATCTGAGTAA
- a CDS encoding NAD(P)H-dependent oxidoreductase, with translation MRILLILAHPDISSFNYSIAQAIRQALTKKGHDVIFHDLYSEAFDPILPAYEIPRDVPLDPVIARHCSELAQAEGIVVVHPNWWGQPPAILTGWIDRIIRPGVAYRFIKNDNGEGVPEGLLKARAALVINTSNTREERENLVFGDPLERIWRDCVFGLCGVTEFHRRILRIVVTSTVEQRQSWIQEMSNLAVDIFSNLQDHGGQDL, from the coding sequence ATGCGAATTCTTCTCATCCTTGCCCATCCGGATATCTCAAGTTTTAATTATTCCATAGCCCAGGCGATAAGACAGGCATTAACAAAGAAGGGACATGATGTCATCTTTCATGATCTGTACTCTGAAGCCTTTGATCCGATCCTTCCTGCATATGAGATTCCCCGTGATGTTCCTCTTGATCCGGTGATAGCCAGACATTGTTCTGAACTTGCTCAAGCAGAAGGAATTGTTGTTGTTCATCCGAACTGGTGGGGCCAGCCTCCTGCTATCCTCACCGGATGGATTGATAGAATTATCAGGCCTGGTGTTGCTTACCGCTTTATCAAAAACGATAATGGCGAAGGTGTGCCTGAAGGCCTGCTGAAAGCTCGAGCAGCCCTTGTAATCAATACCTCAAATACCAGAGAAGAAAGGGAGAATCTGGTCTTTGGTGATCCACTTGAACGTATCTGGCGTGATTGCGTCTTTGGCCTGTGTGGTGTTACAGAATTTCATCGCCGGATTCTCCGCATTGTTGTGACTAGTACAGTAGAACAACGCCAGTCATGGATTCAGGAGATGAGCAATCTGGCAGTTGATATATTTTCAAACTTACAGGATCATGGAGGGCAAGACCTCTGA
- a CDS encoding NUDIX domain-containing protein, whose protein sequence is MAPKTFALSVRIVLFDQQGHILVLKRSQSSKTNPGKWELPGGKINESESFDAALQREVLEETGFQVVIHTAAGTAMQETDEWRVVHLVMIGSMISGGLAISSEHEEYRWASPLELGGLDKADWFDEYYKMYLQAIPAAPEK, encoded by the coding sequence ATGGCACCAAAAACATTCGCCCTTTCAGTCAGGATCGTTCTTTTTGATCAACAAGGGCACATCCTCGTACTGAAACGCTCACAATCATCAAAGACCAATCCAGGGAAGTGGGAACTTCCGGGAGGAAAAATTAACGAATCAGAATCCTTTGATGCAGCTTTGCAGCGTGAAGTTCTTGAAGAAACCGGGTTTCAGGTCGTAATTCATACTGCTGCAGGAACTGCTATGCAGGAGACTGATGAATGGAGGGTTGTTCACCTGGTAATGATTGGATCAATGATAAGCGGAGGGCTGGCCATAAGCAGTGAACATGAAGAATACCGTTGGGCATCCCCTCTTGAACTTGGAGGACTGGATAAGGCTGACTGGTTTGATGAGTATTATAAAATGTATCTCCAGGCAATCCCTGCTGCACCCGAGAAATAA
- a CDS encoding flippase, which produces MFSFLSDFTARLMRVGDVQRQSFLHFGTSVTVMVLGFLSTMAITHLTGSPSVPGGLFLFLSYLGIFSLISSGGLGGAAIAYMNPVKQREEYFSAYLALRILLLAVSLFVLVLFAPLLYDLSATGLFPWLLGAVVVTSLSDIAGTWVYGTGRAGFLQISTLVNNLIRIIVQTLAVVAGYGVAGLAGGVVAGLIAGFVYLVPLCRFRPVLFNAKSAENLIRFSFWSLLASGGMVLYGNIDTILLGYFSSTSEVGLYRIPLQLASFSLFSALALQTILYPKFVAWNNEGRRDLISASLASALSYSLLLALPVCIGGSFLGGRLLYFLYGSPYEAAWPALILLLVTQVSYVFVYLWSMTLGALGIPRAGAMAALIASMVNIPLNLILIPVFGITGAAAAILITVIVHACCAYIFLKPHIRLIPDFRALRSISLATGIMAVCVICFVTLIPPATVEVVAATVVIGGGIYLLTLIRLEHGIDSALRRMIQEMGIVLPEWL; this is translated from the coding sequence ATGTTCTCGTTCCTGTCAGATTTTACCGCAAGGTTAATGCGGGTTGGCGATGTTCAGCGCCAGAGTTTTCTCCACTTTGGGACGAGCGTAACAGTTATGGTCCTCGGATTTCTCTCAACGATGGCCATCACCCATCTTACCGGGTCGCCCTCTGTTCCCGGAGGTCTCTTTCTCTTCCTCTCGTATCTTGGAATATTTAGCCTAATTAGCAGCGGTGGGCTTGGTGGAGCGGCGATTGCTTATATGAATCCTGTAAAACAGCGTGAAGAGTACTTTTCTGCATACCTTGCCCTCCGTATTCTCCTGCTTGCAGTCTCACTTTTCGTGCTGGTTCTTTTTGCACCACTCTTGTATGATCTTTCAGCAACCGGACTCTTTCCCTGGCTACTTGGGGCGGTAGTTGTCACATCGCTCTCTGATATTGCAGGAACATGGGTGTATGGGACAGGCAGGGCTGGTTTTTTGCAGATCAGCACCCTGGTAAACAACCTTATCAGGATTATCGTCCAGACCCTGGCAGTGGTGGCAGGGTACGGGGTTGCCGGTCTTGCCGGAGGGGTTGTGGCCGGTCTTATTGCCGGTTTTGTCTACCTTGTTCCACTCTGCAGGTTCAGACCAGTTTTATTCAATGCAAAGTCTGCAGAGAATTTAATCCGGTTCTCGTTCTGGTCTCTCCTGGCGTCTGGTGGAATGGTTCTGTACGGAAACATTGATACTATCCTGCTCGGGTATTTTTCTTCTACAAGTGAAGTAGGGCTGTATCGCATTCCTCTCCAGCTGGCTTCTTTCTCACTATTTTCTGCCCTGGCACTTCAGACAATACTCTATCCCAAGTTTGTTGCCTGGAATAATGAAGGCAGAAGAGATCTAATCTCTGCATCTCTTGCAAGTGCCCTTTCGTATTCACTTCTTCTGGCTCTCCCAGTATGCATTGGTGGTTCTTTTCTGGGAGGCCGGCTTCTTTACTTCCTCTATGGATCACCTTATGAAGCAGCCTGGCCTGCATTGATCCTCCTCCTGGTTACCCAGGTTTCATATGTTTTTGTCTACCTCTGGTCCATGACCCTGGGAGCTCTTGGAATACCCCGGGCTGGGGCAATGGCTGCTCTGATAGCATCTATGGTAAACATACCTCTGAACCTAATTCTCATTCCTGTGTTTGGCATAACCGGTGCTGCCGCTGCAATTCTTATCACCGTTATTGTTCATGCCTGCTGTGCATATATATTCTTAAAACCTCATATCCGGTTGATTCCTGATTTCAGAGCACTTCGATCAATTTCACTCGCAACCGGAATCATGGCAGTATGTGTGATTTGTTTTGTCACGTTGATCCCTCCTGCAACTGTGGAAGTGGTTGCTGCCACAGTAGTAATCGGCGGTGGAATCTATCTCCTGACACTGATTAGACTTGAACATGGTATTGATTCGGCACTTCGCAGGATGATACAGGAGATGGGAATCGTCCTCCCCGAATGGCTGTAG
- a CDS encoding HEPN domain-containing protein, translating to MDKINWIYQLHPSLCSSISGYDTMRERFENCLLNGRIVPMMPDWDYILLELSEADRDLAASQRADAHHDCKWAIITAYSSMYHSYRSLIMVKGYQEKSESCLRDALDALYVEEGALDPALLAGFREAKHLYNQALYDGVYSEPSSKWILESAKAIREAVRGLIPVDPF from the coding sequence ATGGATAAGATAAATTGGATCTATCAGCTGCATCCCTCCCTCTGCAGTTCCATATCCGGATATGATACCATGAGAGAACGGTTTGAAAATTGTCTTTTAAACGGCAGGATTGTCCCGATGATGCCAGACTGGGATTACATCCTTCTTGAGTTGTCTGAAGCAGACAGGGATCTTGCTGCCTCTCAAAGGGCAGATGCACATCATGACTGTAAATGGGCAATTATCACTGCTTATTCCTCTATGTATCATTCCTATCGTTCACTCATCATGGTGAAAGGATACCAGGAGAAAAGCGAATCCTGCCTTCGCGACGCTCTTGATGCTCTCTATGTAGAGGAAGGAGCCTTGGATCCTGCCCTTCTTGCCGGGTTTCGAGAAGCCAAGCATTTGTATAACCAGGCACTTTATGATGGTGTTTACAGTGAACCGTCATCAAAATGGATCCTGGAATCTGCAAAAGCTATACGTGAAGCAGTCAGAGGGTTGATCCCTGTGGACCCGTTTTAA
- a CDS encoding PAS domain-containing protein: protein MPEHFEKVPDWKHQRQKIIGLGESSVRKNYFPELQERLIELENVNQALQDRTRDLESLNAELLAEVQERRSVEEALRESEERFRAVFENANDAIYVYDFNPDMFPVPFLNVNRRAYKLLGYTYDEMLCLTPWDILAESCWNKYREQAIEVYKNGHAMYDVIHVTRTGEEIPMEVSSHLFTFRGRKLLLSIARDISDRKKNEQKMREAIDQIDMNMGTLATLNDKIRNPLTIIDILTEEIEPQRREQIYEQVLAIDKIIDELDKGWIESEKVRNFLRRHHDLYES, encoded by the coding sequence ATGCCAGAGCACTTTGAAAAAGTTCCAGATTGGAAACACCAACGACAGAAGATCATCGGGCTCGGCGAGTCATCAGTCAGGAAGAACTACTTTCCGGAGTTGCAGGAAAGACTAATCGAACTTGAGAACGTAAACCAGGCTCTTCAGGATCGAACACGGGACCTTGAATCTCTAAACGCAGAACTGCTCGCAGAAGTCCAGGAGCGAAGATCTGTCGAAGAAGCTCTCAGAGAGAGTGAAGAGAGGTTTCGTGCAGTCTTTGAAAATGCAAACGATGCCATTTATGTGTATGATTTTAACCCAGATATGTTTCCGGTTCCTTTCCTCAACGTAAACAGAAGAGCATACAAACTCCTTGGATACACCTACGATGAAATGCTCTGTCTGACACCCTGGGATATTCTTGCTGAAAGCTGCTGGAATAAATACAGAGAACAGGCAATTGAAGTTTACAAAAATGGTCATGCGATGTACGATGTGATCCATGTAACAAGAACAGGCGAGGAAATACCCATGGAGGTAAGTTCACATCTCTTTACATTCAGGGGAAGAAAGTTACTCCTCTCTATTGCCCGGGACATCTCTGACCGCAAGAAAAATGAACAAAAAATGCGGGAGGCGATCGATCAGATCGATATGAATATGGGAACTCTTGCCACACTCAATGATAAGATCCGCAATCCCCTGACGATTATTGATATCCTGACTGAAGAGATTGAGCCCCAGAGGAGAGAACAGATATACGAACAGGTTCTGGCAATAGACAAAATAATTGATGAACTGGATAAAGGATGGATTGAATCAGAAAAGGTGAGAAACTTTTTGAGACGACATCATGATCTCTATGAATCTTAA
- the ercA gene encoding alcohol dehydrogenase-like regulatory protein ErcA: MTDIRHELRKFVAPEFIIGEDARLLAGRYAKNYSVSHVMVVTDEQMLKTGWISSILESLTAEGIQYTIFSDVNPNPRDFEVMKGADLYRESRCDALVAIGGGSPIDCAKGIGIVVTNHSHILDFEGVDNISVSSPPLICIPTTAGSAADVSQFAVINDSRRKVKITIISKKIVPDISLIDPIPLTTLPKGLTAHTGMDAIVHSIEAYVSNASSPVTDIHALESIRILSKYLPLAYQNPENLHYRYQTLLGSLLAGLAFSNASLGIIHAMAHSLGGEYDLTHGECNALLLESAIEFNFSTCPDRYLSIGRALGVDYQCSDAEQCKGELIQALTKLRESVGIVQRFRQIGISMDCIPDLARNAIRDPCLATNPREPDIRDIEQIYARAL, translated from the coding sequence ATGACCGACATCAGGCATGAACTGAGAAAGTTTGTAGCCCCTGAGTTTATTATCGGTGAAGATGCCAGATTACTCGCGGGGAGATACGCAAAAAATTACAGCGTATCCCACGTGATGGTAGTCACCGATGAACAGATGCTCAAAACCGGATGGATCTCCTCGATTCTTGAAAGTCTTACTGCCGAAGGGATCCAGTATACAATATTTTCAGATGTGAATCCCAACCCCAGGGACTTTGAGGTGATGAAAGGGGCTGACCTCTATCGTGAATCCAGGTGTGATGCTCTCGTTGCTATTGGGGGAGGAAGTCCGATCGATTGTGCAAAAGGGATAGGTATAGTAGTCACCAACCATTCCCACATTCTCGATTTTGAGGGGGTAGACAATATTTCAGTATCATCTCCACCCCTCATTTGTATTCCGACAACTGCAGGATCAGCAGCAGATGTTTCACAGTTTGCGGTCATCAATGACAGCAGAAGAAAAGTAAAAATAACAATAATAAGCAAGAAAATTGTCCCAGACATATCGTTAATCGATCCGATTCCACTCACAACCCTCCCAAAGGGACTTACTGCCCATACCGGGATGGATGCTATCGTCCATAGTATTGAAGCGTATGTCTCAAATGCCAGTTCACCAGTGACCGATATCCATGCCCTTGAATCTATCAGAATTTTGAGTAAATACCTCCCACTTGCATACCAGAATCCTGAAAACCTGCATTACCGATATCAGACCCTTCTCGGCAGTCTACTTGCTGGCCTGGCATTTTCCAACGCAAGTCTTGGTATTATTCATGCCATGGCCCATAGTCTTGGAGGAGAATACGATCTCACCCATGGAGAATGTAACGCTCTCTTGTTAGAAAGTGCAATAGAGTTCAACTTTTCAACCTGTCCGGACCGGTACCTGAGTATTGGAAGAGCTCTCGGAGTTGATTACCAATGTTCAGATGCTGAGCAATGTAAAGGAGAATTGATCCAGGCTCTAACAAAACTGAGGGAGTCTGTTGGGATTGTTCAGCGGTTCAGACAGATTGGAATCTCTATGGATTGTATCCCCGACCTAGCCAGAAATGCCATCCGGGATCCTTGTCTGGCAACAAACCCAAGAGAACCGGATATCAGGGATATTGAACAGATTTATGCCAGAGCACTTTGA